The Sphaerospermopsis torques-reginae ITEP-024 genome has a window encoding:
- a CDS encoding potassium channel family protein has product MKPRIIVCGLGRTGYKIFRLLRQQGALVVGIHRRPIAGEATGDVIIGEFCAASTLQAAGIDQAHTLVIATADDAVNLSVMMQARVLNPNIRIINRFYNTNLGERLDHTLIDHLSMSVVGLAAPVFTFAALGNKAIGQIKLFEQTWPIQEEYINENHPWRGQKISDLWEDKSRMLIYYLPVIGKMNLVSAVLAEQHLKVGDRLIIGTQPRINHTRKSWARKLIKIFTSIRHFQKHAKSVIAMAIALVVIILIATFTYVYAKLNISFVDALYFAVGMITGAGGNDKVVEEAPNNIKLFTIFMMLAGAIVFGIWYAMLTDFVLGTRLKQFWDAARIPQRHHYIVCGLSGIGIKIVQQLHTSGHEVVVIETDANNRYVNTARGMGIPVILADASFRTTLQTSNIDTASAVLAVTNNDAINLEIALKAKSLISRIPVIVHYADPDFARIAQQVFDFEAVLSPAELAAPAFAAAALGGRIIGNGIIGDNLWVAFATLITPNHPFCGQWVKDVARYADFVPLYVETNHQTLHGWDLLETNLSAGDILYLTIPANRLYQLWREEQEIAG; this is encoded by the coding sequence ATGAAACCTCGAATTATTGTTTGTGGCTTAGGACGGACTGGATATAAAATCTTTCGTTTGCTGAGACAACAGGGTGCTTTAGTTGTTGGTATTCATCGCAGACCCATAGCTGGTGAAGCAACGGGAGATGTAATTATTGGTGAATTTTGTGCAGCTTCTACCCTGCAAGCAGCAGGAATTGACCAGGCACATACTTTAGTGATTGCTACTGCTGATGATGCGGTAAATTTGTCAGTGATGATGCAAGCGCGGGTATTAAATCCCAATATTCGCATTATCAACCGTTTTTATAATACTAATTTAGGTGAACGTTTAGATCACACTCTTATAGATCATTTAAGTATGAGTGTTGTGGGGTTGGCTGCACCAGTATTTACATTTGCAGCTTTAGGAAATAAAGCCATAGGACAAATCAAATTATTTGAGCAAACTTGGCCAATTCAAGAAGAATATATTAATGAAAATCATCCTTGGCGCGGGCAAAAAATCAGTGATTTGTGGGAAGATAAATCACGGATGCTGATTTATTATTTACCCGTAATTGGGAAGATGAATTTAGTGTCAGCGGTGTTAGCAGAACAACATTTAAAAGTAGGCGATCGCCTCATTATTGGTACTCAACCCCGCATCAATCACACCCGCAAATCATGGGCAAGAAAACTGATTAAAATTTTCACCAGTATTCGCCATTTTCAAAAACACGCCAAATCAGTAATAGCAATGGCTATAGCATTAGTAGTCATTATTTTGATCGCCACTTTTACCTATGTTTATGCTAAATTAAATATTTCCTTTGTTGATGCCTTATATTTTGCTGTGGGCATGATTACTGGTGCTGGTGGTAATGATAAAGTTGTAGAAGAAGCACCAAATAATATTAAATTATTTACCATTTTTATGATGTTGGCAGGAGCAATAGTTTTTGGTATTTGGTATGCTATGCTAACGGATTTTGTCTTAGGAACTCGTCTCAAACAATTTTGGGATGCTGCCAGAATTCCCCAACGTCATCATTATATTGTTTGTGGTTTAAGTGGCATTGGCATTAAAATTGTGCAACAACTTCATACAAGTGGACATGAAGTAGTAGTAATTGAAACAGATGCTAATAATAGATATGTCAACACTGCTAGGGGAATGGGTATTCCTGTAATTTTGGCAGATGCGAGTTTTCGCACAACTTTACAAACCAGTAATATAGATACCGCGTCCGCAGTTTTAGCTGTTACTAATAACGATGCTATTAATTTAGAAATTGCCCTCAAAGCCAAAAGTTTAATATCAAGAATTCCAGTAATTGTTCACTATGCTGATCCTGATTTTGCCAGGATAGCACAACAGGTATTTGATTTTGAAGCTGTATTAAGTCCCGCAGAATTAGCTGCACCGGCTTTTGCTGCTGCTGCTTTGGGAGGGAGAATTATTGGTAATGGAATTATAGGTGATAATTTATGGGTGGCTTTTGCAACTTTGATTACTCCTAACCATCCTTTTTGTGGTCAATGGGTGAAAGATGTAGCTAGATATGCGGATTTTGTACCTTTATATGTAGAGACAAATCACCAAACTTTACACGGTTGGGATTTATTAGAAACTAATTTAAGTGCGGGTGATATTTTGTATTTAACAATTCCTGCAAATCGGTTATATCAATTATGGCGTGAAGAACAGGAAATAGCAGGTTAG
- a CDS encoding rubrerythrin family protein — MDLSNFTTLQNLEAAFGGESMANRKYLFFANVARKLGFTDLAKLFKETADQETEHAFAHFELLHPELVVKDAASLTDEQKREIMSRCLSLAIEGETYEYTTMYPDFAAAAQKDRDNPAAEEFFKQAQESSEHANTFRAAAHRFGLLKFIENYHADRYTEALEVLNGGQAVTRVAGEDPATQKWICRQCSMIYDPVVGDPDSGIAPGTPFAEIPDDWSCPICGATKKTFKHLEEKVAA; from the coding sequence ATGGATTTGTCAAATTTTACGACACTACAAAACTTAGAAGCAGCTTTCGGTGGAGAATCGATGGCAAATCGCAAATACCTGTTTTTTGCAAATGTGGCACGTAAACTGGGTTTTACAGACTTAGCGAAACTTTTTAAAGAAACAGCAGATCAGGAAACTGAACACGCTTTTGCACATTTTGAGTTATTACATCCAGAACTGGTTGTCAAAGATGCTGCTAGTTTAACTGATGAACAAAAACGGGAAATTATGTCTCGTTGTTTGTCTTTGGCAATTGAAGGGGAAACCTATGAATACACTACCATGTATCCTGATTTTGCTGCTGCTGCTCAAAAAGATAGAGATAATCCCGCAGCGGAAGAATTTTTCAAACAAGCACAGGAATCTAGTGAACACGCTAACACATTCCGCGCCGCAGCACATCGGTTTGGTTTGCTCAAATTCATTGAAAATTATCATGCAGATCGCTACACTGAAGCTTTAGAAGTATTAAATGGTGGACAAGCTGTAACTAGAGTAGCAGGTGAAGATCCGGCAACTCAAAAATGGATTTGTAGACAATGCAGCATGATTTATGATCCTGTTGTTGGTGATCCAGATTCGGGTATTGCACCTGGTACACCTTTTGCAGAAATTCCTGATGATTGGAGTTGTCCTATTTGCGGTGCTACTAAAAAGACTTTTAAACATCTTGAGGAAAAAGTTGCTGCTTAA
- a CDS encoding sensor histidine kinase: MQELLQWRQDMVNMMVHDLRNSLTSMILSAHILKYPNLPLEKQKLKVNQIISAGEELQSMIDGLLIMAKLESGKMVLNYSEVDIYSFCQSVVEEFTAIAENKNIQFISDLPKPGSSIKVDEPIFRRIINNIVSNAVKFSPANSKIILRANYLADDSAKFEIIYFRPGVKKELQEKIFNKYEIGTKINNTSQTGLGLAFCKMAIEAHGGKITLQDNHPQGSIFTVEVPAICTSTSV; the protein is encoded by the coding sequence GTGCAGGAATTACTCCAGTGGCGACAGGATATGGTGAATATGATGGTACACGACTTGCGAAATTCTCTTACCAGCATGATTCTATCGGCTCATATACTCAAATATCCCAATTTACCTCTAGAGAAACAAAAGTTAAAAGTTAATCAAATTATCAGTGCGGGAGAAGAACTACAATCCATGATTGATGGTCTACTGATCATGGCTAAGTTAGAATCTGGTAAGATGGTTCTCAATTATTCTGAAGTAGACATTTATAGTTTCTGTCAATCAGTAGTGGAAGAATTTACTGCGATCGCAGAAAATAAAAATATCCAATTTATCAGCGATCTACCCAAACCTGGTAGTAGTATAAAAGTAGATGAGCCTATCTTTCGTCGCATTATCAATAATATTGTTTCTAATGCAGTTAAATTTTCTCCTGCTAACAGTAAAATCATTTTACGTGCCAATTATCTAGCAGATGATTCGGCAAAATTCGAGATTATTTACTTTAGACCTGGAGTTAAAAAAGAACTGCAAGAAAAGATTTTTAATAAGTATGAAATAGGAACTAAGATCAATAATACTAGTCAAACTGGTTTAGGATTGGCATTTTGTAAAATGGCGATCGAAGCTCATGGAGGCAAAATAACATTGCAGGATAACCATCCTCAAGGCTCTATTTTCACAGTTGAAGTTCCAGCAATTTGTACATCTACATCTGTATAA
- a CDS encoding TIGR04283 family arsenosugar biosynthesis glycosyltransferase, whose translation MVHQDIKTQRISIIIPTLNEANNIKTAITSTQSSANVEVIVVDGGSSDDTPTIAEFLGATVISSAPGRAIQMNTGAAIASGEILLFLHADTRLPQGFDTMIRTALQQPGIIAGAFALRIDAPHWGLRLVEWGVKLRSHFYQLPYGDQAIFLTKIAFDQVGNFPQMPIMEDFELITRLKRISKIKIIDVPVITSPRRWLKKGIFKTTLLNQIIVIAYLWGVSPERTRKWYNNYRTPTEP comes from the coding sequence ATGGTGCATCAAGATATTAAAACTCAACGCATTTCCATTATTATACCTACTCTCAATGAAGCGAATAATATTAAAACAGCAATTACCAGCACTCAATCAAGTGCAAATGTGGAAGTCATTGTTGTTGATGGTGGTTCAAGTGATGATACACCTACTATTGCTGAATTTTTAGGTGCAACTGTGATCTCTTCTGCTCCTGGTCGTGCTATACAAATGAATACAGGTGCAGCGATCGCTAGTGGTGAAATTCTCCTGTTTCTCCATGCTGACACTCGTTTACCTCAAGGTTTTGATACTATGATTCGTACCGCATTACAACAACCTGGAATTATAGCTGGTGCTTTTGCTTTGCGAATAGATGCACCTCATTGGGGTTTGCGTTTGGTAGAGTGGGGTGTAAAGTTGCGATCGCATTTCTATCAATTACCCTACGGTGATCAAGCTATTTTTTTAACTAAAATTGCATTTGATCAAGTTGGTAATTTTCCCCAAATGCCTATTATGGAAGACTTTGAACTGATTACCCGTTTAAAACGTATAAGTAAAATTAAAATAATTGACGTACCTGTAATTACATCACCCCGGAGATGGTTAAAAAAGGGAATTTTTAAGACTACCCTACTTAACCAAATTATCGTTATTGCTTATTTATGGGGTGTTTCACCAGAACGCACCCGAAAATGGTATAACAATTACCGAACCCCTACTGAACCCTGA